DNA from Microvirga ossetica:
CGATGGGACCTTCGTACTCATCGCCATGGTTGGCGCCGGTGAGCAGGGCCGTCGGCCCCTCGCCGCGTTTCACCACGGTGATCGGAATCATCACCGAGCCCCACGCCGAGTCGTCCCGGCTGTAAGGCAGGCGCAGAAATCCGTGCTGCACCCCGTCCGCGTCGAAGTCGACGCTGGCTGCGATAGGCGAGGGACGCTCGATCGGCCGCATGCTGCTCACGATTTCACGAACAGCTTGCGCGGCACGTTGGAGAGGCAATCGACGCCCTTGTCGGTAATGACGATGCTCTCGGTGATCTCCAACCCCATATTCTCGAGCCACAGACCGGTCATGAAATGGAACGTCATGCCCGGCTGGAGTTCCGTCCTGTCGCCGGGACGCAGGCTCATGGTGCGCTCGCCCCAATCCGGCGGATAGCTTAGGCCGATCGGGTAGCCGGTGCGGTTGTCCTTGACGATGCCGTAGCGCTTGAGCACGGCGAAAAACGCGTTGGCGACGTCCTCGCATGCATTGCCGGGCTTTGCGGCTGCTAACCCTTCCTCCATCCCTTCCAGGACCGCCTTCTCTGCGTCGAGGAACGCTTGTGTCGGTTTGCCGAGAAAGACGGTGCGGGATAAGGGACAGTGATAGCGCTTGTAGCATCCCGCAATCTCGAAGAACGTTCCTTCGCCGCTGCGCATGGATTTGTCGTCCCAGGTCAAGTGCGGGGCCGCGGCCTCCTCACCGGAGGGAAGAAGCGGTACGATGGCCGCATAGTCGCCGCCGAATCCATCGACACCGCGCAACGCTGCGTCGTAGATCTCGGCGACGAGATCGTTCTTGCGGATGCCGGGCTCGACTTTCTCGAGGATGCGTCGGTGCATCGATTCCACGATGCGGCCCGCGATCTTCATGTATTCGATCTCCTGCCGGCTCTTGACCGCACGCTGCCAGTTTACGAGCGACAGAGAATCCTTGAACTTTGCATTCGGCAGGTGCTTGACGAGGGATTGGTAGGCAGCCGCCGAGAAGTAGTAATTGTCCATTTCGACGGCGATGGTGCCCTTGTCCCAGCCACGCTCGCCGATGATCCCGGACAGGTAGTCCATCGGATGGCGTTCCGTGGATTGAACATAATGATCCGGATAGCCGATGATGTTGTCGTGGGCGAGATAGGCTGTGCGCTTGGCGCCGTTGGCGTCCTGGCCGCGGCCATACCAGACCGGTTCGCCGTCGGGGGGCACCAGCACGCATTGATGCACATAGAACGACCAGCCGTCATAGCCCGTCAGCCAATGCATGTTGGACGGATCGGTGACGATCAGCAGATCTATCCCGGCTCTTTCCATCGCTTTGCGCGTCTTCGCGAGACGCTCGGCATATTCCGCTCGGCTGAAGTTGAGATTGGGTGCGCTCACGGCGTGCCTCCGGTTAGTTCTTGCGTATCGATGGCCCGTCCAGCGCCTGCTTCCACAGCGCGGCAGCGGGCGAGGGTGGCGATCGCGGTATCCTGCACGCCCGTGCCCGTGAGGTCGCAGAGGGTGATGGCGTCTCGGCTTTCACGGCCCGGGATCTGTCTAGCGATCACCTGACCGAGCTCTCCAAAGGATCGATCCGGCGCGATCAAGCCCGCTTGGATGGCGTGATGCAATTCGCCGAGGCGTCGCGTCTGGGCAACGCTGTCGGCGATATAGATCACTTGGGTAAGGACGGCGGGCTCGATTTCATTCTTGTGCTCTGAATCGGAACCCATCGCCGTAATGTGCTGGCCCGGCCGGATCCACTCCGCCTTCAAGATCGGTTGTTCGGACGGGGTCGTGGTGATGATGATGTCCGCCCCATCACACGCTTCATGAGGCGCCGAGACAGCCTCAACCTCGATGCGCAGGGAACTGGTCAGCTCTCTCGCCGCCGTATCGGCTTTGGCCGGGTCACGGGCCCAGATGCGCACCTGCTTGATCGGCCGCACGAGGGTGAGCGCCTCAAGCTGCAGCCGCGCCTGGATGCCCGCTCCGAAGATCGCTGCGACCTGAGCGTCGGGGCGTGAGAGATGCTTTGCCGCGGCGGCGCCGGCGGCGGCAGTGCGCACATCGGTGAGATAGCCGTTGTCGAGGAGCAAAGCTTCGACAAGGCCGGTTTTCGAGCTCAACAGAATCATGAGCCCGTTGAGGCTCGGCAACCCTAGCTTCGGATTGTCGAAAAAACCGGGGCTCACCTTGATGGCAAAGCCGTCGACACCTGGCACATAGGCTGTCTTCACGTCGACCTCGCCGCGGTATTCGGCGATATCGAGTCGCAGGATCGGCGGCATGACGACGGGCTTGGTCGCTAATGCCGCGAACGCGTCTTCCACGCAGGCAACCGCACTGGCGTCGAGCCGGACGATCTTGCGGAGATCAGGCTCCGTGAGAACGAGCATCTTGGCCATCAGCCATGCCCTCCGGCAATAATCTGCCC
Protein-coding regions in this window:
- the eutC gene encoding ectoine utilization protein EutC, with the translated sequence MAKMLVLTEPDLRKIVRLDASAVACVEDAFAALATKPVVMPPILRLDIAEYRGEVDVKTAYVPGVDGFAIKVSPGFFDNPKLGLPSLNGLMILLSSKTGLVEALLLDNGYLTDVRTAAAGAAAAKHLSRPDAQVAAIFGAGIQARLQLEALTLVRPIKQVRIWARDPAKADTAARELTSSLRIEVEAVSAPHEACDGADIIITTTPSEQPILKAEWIRPGQHITAMGSDSEHKNEIEPAVLTQVIYIADSVAQTRRLGELHHAIQAGLIAPDRSFGELGQVIARQIPGRESRDAITLCDLTGTGVQDTAIATLARCRAVEAGAGRAIDTQELTGGTP
- the doeA gene encoding ectoine hydrolase DoeA (DoeA (degradation of ectoine A) is also called EutD (ectoine utilization D).); amino-acid sequence: MSAPNLNFSRAEYAERLAKTRKAMERAGIDLLIVTDPSNMHWLTGYDGWSFYVHQCVLVPPDGEPVWYGRGQDANGAKRTAYLAHDNIIGYPDHYVQSTERHPMDYLSGIIGERGWDKGTIAVEMDNYYFSAAAYQSLVKHLPNAKFKDSLSLVNWQRAVKSRQEIEYMKIAGRIVESMHRRILEKVEPGIRKNDLVAEIYDAALRGVDGFGGDYAAIVPLLPSGEEAAAPHLTWDDKSMRSGEGTFFEIAGCYKRYHCPLSRTVFLGKPTQAFLDAEKAVLEGMEEGLAAAKPGNACEDVANAFFAVLKRYGIVKDNRTGYPIGLSYPPDWGERTMSLRPGDRTELQPGMTFHFMTGLWLENMGLEITESIVITDKGVDCLSNVPRKLFVKS